The DNA region CACTTCAGCAACTTTTCTTGCCTCTTCCTCAACTGCTTCGGAAAAGGATGACTCAAAACCTTTGTTGAATATTATTGATTGGATTTCAGCTTCATGCTCGCCCTTTGGACCAAAAACTTTGACGATTTTGCCTTCCGGGTTCTTTTTTTGGTTTCCCCAGTTCGTAATTTTCACCAAAACCTTTTGCCCGGTCAGTTTTTTGAGTTGGGGATTTGGGGGAATAATTATATCTCGGTACATTCTTCTGTCATCAGCTTTTAGAAAAAAGATTTCTCCGTCTTTTTCAACGACTCCAGTGAATTGTTCTTTGGCCCTTTCTAATATCTTTATAACTTCGCCTTTCTGCCTGTCATTTTTTTTGGGCGGGTGGATGGATATTAATACTTTGTCGTTGTCTAACGCCCCCTTTAAGAAATAAGATTCGATTTCAATATCGTCTCTAATACCTTCTTTTGCCACATATCCAACTCCGCGGGAATTGACCTTGATTATTCCGGAGAGAACACTCTCTCTTTCTTTCCCCCTATTCTTTCCTTGTTTTTTTTGCATGAATTGAGTTTATCTCAAATTTGACCAAAAAACCAATCTTTGCTAGGATATTTTTCACTATGTTGAAGATTAGATTACAGAGGGTTGGCAGAAAACACGAGCCGGTTTTTCGGTTGGTTCTGACTGATTCAAAAAATGGTCCAAAGAGCGGAAAATTTTTAGAAATTTTGGGAAACTACGATTCACGTCGAGGTGAAGATTTCAAATTTGACGGCGATAGAATAAAATATTGGATTTCCAAGGGTGCCCAAACCTCCGGCACTGTCCACAATCTTTTGATTTCAAAGAGCTTGTTTGAAGGTAAAAAAATAAATGTCTTGCCAAAGAAAAAGCCAATAAAGAAAGATCAGCCAGAAGCCCAAAGCACTTCTTCAGTAAGCGAATCTCCAGATAAAAAGGAATCCGAGTCTCCGGTCCAAAACAGCGAACCCTCACCGACCCCTGATGAGAATTCAGAACAAGAAACAAGTTCTCCGGAAAAAACCGAAGAAACTGCAAGCGCCCCGTCTGCCTGATTTTCCTAATCAAATTCTTAGAAATCAGCTGTTGACAAGGATTGTCGTCAGTGTATTATCTTTTTAGTGCAGAAAGAGCCATAGTCGGGATTCTCTTGCACATTAATAGGGGTTAATTTATAGAAACCTAGTTATGGAAAGTGACGCAGTTTTTTTAGAACATGTCGTAAAGTCTTTGGTCGATAATCCTCAAGATGTAAAAATTAACAGAACTGTTGACGAAATGGGTGTTTTGATAACTTTGGATGTTAATCCCGCCGATATGGGAAAGATCATCGGTCGGGACGGTAACACCGCTAAAGCTATCAGAACTCTTTTGCGTGTTGTCGGTATGAAAAATAACGCCAGAGTCAATCTGAAAATTAACGAACCAGAAGGGGGTCAGAGAAGAGAAAGACCCGCAGAGAATAGAGAGAAGAGCGTAGATGAATCACTAAATGACCTTAAAATTTAGCCACTAGCCAATAGGGTCTAGGGTTTAGGTAAAAGTAAATACCGCGCATTGCGCGGTATTTACTTTTTTAGATTTTGATTCTACCCTATACTCCATACCCTAAACCCTAATTTATGACTTTCCACGTAATTACAATTTTTCCAAACAGCATTAACTCCTACGTAGAAACTTCGGTTCTTCGCAAGGCGCAAGAACAGAAAAAAGTTAAGTTGCTTTTTTACACCCCAAGGGATTTTACAAAGGACAAACACCGACAAGTTGATGATAAACCATATGGTGGCGGAGCCGGTATGGTAATGAAAGCTGAACCGATTCTCAAAACAATTGATTCTATTCTTAAGAAAGTTAAGAAAAATGAAAGTTATAAAATTGTTATTTTGTCGGCAAAAGGTAAGCAGTTTGACCAAAAGTTAGCTCTAAATTATTCAAAAAAATATGACCATCTTATTCTGATCGCCGGTCGGTATGAAGGTATTGACGAAAGAGTGCGCTTGGCTTTAAAAGCCCAAGAAATCTCTATTGGCCCATATGTCTTAACCGACGGCGAACTGCCGGCTGCGGTTTTGATTTCAACCATAACCCGTCTTATTCCCGGAGTCATTAAATTTGAATCTCTAATAGAAGAATCTTTTTTTAATAAAACAAAAAAAGGTGAAGAAAAGACTCTAGAATACCCGCACTATACCCGACCAGAGGTTTTGGTTTATAAAGGCAAAAAATATCAAACTCCAAAAGTTCTTCTCTCCGGCGATCATAAAAAAATCAATAAATGGAGGGAGGAGAAGAAAAGGTGAAACCTTGACTTTTTAGACTGTTGTGATACTTTGAAAACAGAAAGGGGGTGAAGCGTGGCCTACAACAAAGCCCGTTTTCGCCGAGATGTCAGAAGAGGTTGGGGCGTGTTCTGGCTTAGTGCCAAGAAATTTATCAAAGATGAGTGGCAAAACAGCTTCAACCCGTTTAAGTGTTTGCGGTCATGTTTTACGATGGTGGCTAAACTTGGCTTCCTGTTAGTCTTCAAGCTACCTTTCTTCTGCCTTCGACTCGCTCTAAGAGTTTAGCTTGCCCCGGTCTTGCCCGGGGCGGTTTTTTTTACTGGCTTTTTATCTGTTTCAACCAAAGTCGTAGGATGTAAAAGCCGCCGACTAAGAAAACAATAAGAAAGAAGATAACCCAATTTTCAAAAAAGCTTGCGAAGCGTGCGCCGATTAAAATACCAAGCGAAATCATCGCCGTTTCGTAAATCCCCGCTTGCCACCATTTCAATTCCAAATTGTGTAGAAACTTAAACATTTTATTTTTTGATGTTATACAATTAAGTTTGTGACCTCTTACTTTAAGTTTATCAAAAAAATCAGTCAAGAAGCAAGGCGGGTGGAAATTCCAAGGCATGCCGCGGCTTTGGCCTTTTACGCCATCTATGCACTAGCGCCGATAATAATTATATTCGTTTCTCTTAGTGGCTTTATCGTGGGCCAAGGATTGGTTGAAGATCAGATTGTTGGTTATTTTGAATTGAGGACCGGTGGTAAAGCTGTTCCTTTTGTAGAGGATTTTTTGAACGGTCTAAAAGAGTCTAGGGCCCACTTTCTTTTTTCAGCTGTCGGATTGCTCATTCTTTTTTACGGCTTGTCTCATTTTTTCAACACTTTGAAAAAGGCGTTTTTTGATATTTTCGGAATCCACTTTGGGCCAGTTAGGGGTGTCAACCAGACTCTGTTCAATATTTTAAAATCGGTGTATTACTCGGTTTTTTTGGCCGGTTTCATAATTCTGTTGACCTTTCTAAATATTGTTATACCTCTTTTTACACGCTCCGCTTTTAGCTCCCTAAATTCGTCGATTGCCAGTTCGCCGTTTTTGATTTTTTTTGTGGTTTTTGTCCTTATGGTTTTTTCTTTAGCTTTCATGTACAAGGTTGTATCAGTCGGACGTGTGAATTGGCGCGATTCATTTTTTGGCGGATTTCTCGGCGCACTTCTTTTTTCTGTATTAAACATTCTTTTGTCTTTATACTTCAGTTTGTTTTATTCGGCCCATGCTATATATGGCGCCTCGTCTTCACTTATTGCCTTTTTGCTCTGGATTTACAGTGTCAGCCAGATTTTACTTTTCGGTGCTCTAGGATCCCTGCTTTCCAAAGAATTTAGAAATGACCAATAATCAAGAAAATCAAAATCCAAAAAATATCAGAAGTTTTCCGACAGACAGCGTCGGTAGGATTTTGACCGACAAAGTGCCGACAGCGTTAAGGGATTCAACTGTTGGGCAGATAGAAGACCTCTTGTTGAAGGGCGTGAGAGGTTTTGACAATATCAACTATATTTACATTTTAGATAACAAAAATTCTCTTGTCGGGGTTATCTCAATCAAAGAGGTTTTTCGTTTACCCAAGAGCGCCAAGATTTCATCGGTAATGATCTCAAATCTGGTCTCGGTTCGGCCTAGTACAGACCAAGAAAGAGCGGCGATGCTTGCTGTAAAACATAATATTAAAAATATCCCAGTTGTTGATAAAAACGGCGCATTTTTAGGCGTGGTTACTTCCGATGTCATTTTTGATGTTCTACATCAAGAAGGGATTGAAGATGTTTTGCGTTCTGAAGGTATATTAAAAAATTATTCGGTTAGCGGTTTTCTTGCGACCAAAACTTCTGATCACTTCAAGAAGCGTCTACCATGGCTTTTGGTCGGACTTTTAGGCGGTATGTTCGCAGCTTTTGTTGTCGGTTTCTTCGAGCAGACCCTTTCACAGATTATTTTGCTCGCAGCTTTTATTCCGGCAGTAGTTTATATGGCGGACGCTGTCGGTTCCCAAACTCAAACTCTTTTTGTCAGAACACTTTCTTTGCCTGACAAAGTTAAAATAAAAAGCTATTTAAAAAAGGAATCGACCATAAGTTTTTTACTTGCCGTATTTCTTGGCCTCATTGCTTTTATTTTAGTTTTTTGGTGGTGGCGTGATTTTCGAATATCTTTAATTATTGGATTTTCTTTTGTTTTGACGATTTTTATCGCCGCTTTATCCGGAATATTTTTTCCATGGCTGTTTTTCAGATTAAAGCTTGACCCGGCAATTGCTTCTGGACCACTCTCAACTGTTGTTAGGGATATTTTTAGCATCCTCGTTTATTTCTTGGTTGCCTACACCGTTACTGGTATTTTTTAAGCTGAATAATACTAAGTTGGAAGGGTTGATGTCAGCCAGTAGAAGAAGAAAAATATTTTATTTAGTAAAGTAAGTTATCCACAGTTTCGCTTGACAAACAAAATTTGATCCCTATACTTGTCTAGTTGACAAGATTGAGTTGATGATGACTATCTGGATACTTTAAAGGGCTTATAAATTAAGTGCTTAAAAAGCTTAATTAAATTCTTTTTATAAGTATTTTTAAAAACCTTTATATAGCAAGGTTAAGTCTTGCTTTTGTTGATTTTTATGACTTCAAATCAAATAGTTATCAAGAAAGAACAGCTGAAGAAAAAATATTTTAGTCGCTATAAGGACCCAATCGCCCCCCTCTCTTATTTAGTCGAACCACAAATCAAATCTTTTGAGTGGTTTTTGAAAGATGGCTTAAAAGAAGTTTTTTCGGAATTCTCCAAAATCAAAGATTTTACTGAAAAGAAATTCCAATTTGATTTCTTGGGTTTTGAAATCGGTGAACCAAAATTTGATGAATACTTTGCTAAGGAAAACAAACTAACTTACGAAGCGCCACTTAAGGTTAAGGTCAGATTAAATAATCTTGGCTTGAAAACTGAAAAAGAGCAGGAGATTTTTATGGCTGATATGCCACTTATGACGAATCACGGCACTTTCATTGTAAACGGTATAGAGAGAGTCGTTGTTCCACAACTTGCCAGAGCTTTTGGGGTACTCTTCAATTCACAATATATTCGTGGACATAGGTATTTTGGGGCCAAAATCATTCCTTCACGAGGGGCTTGGATTGAAATTGAAACTGATCAAGACGGGGTTATATATGCCAGAATTGATAGGAAAAGAAAATTCGCCATCACCTCTCTTTTTAGAGTTCTTGGCGCCTCTACCGATAAAGAGATTCTTGCTCTTTTTAAAGATAAAAAAGAAGCAAAAGAGCATATCGAAAAAACTTTGGCCAAAGATCCGGCTAAAAGTTTAGAGCAGTCTGTTATTGAGATTCACAGACGTCTTAGGGATGGCGATATGGCGACAGTTGATAACGCCAAAGATTTTTTGAATTCTATTTTCGGCGAAGAAAGATACGACCTCTCAAAGGTCGGGCGATACATGTTTAATAAAAGATTTGGGTTAGGGTCTTCTGTCAGTGATTTGAAAAAGAAAGTTATAAGTTTGTCTGATTTGACAGTCATCATTAATCACATTGCCGAATTAAACAATAACCCAGACGCTAAAGAAGACGATGTTGACCATCTAGGTTCAAGGCGCGTTAGATATGTCGGAGAATTGTTCCAACAGAAAATCCGAATCGGACTGGCACAGATAAAAAGGAATATTCAAAACCGAATGTCCACCATTGATAGCGAAACCGTCTTGCCGGTAAATTTCATTTCTCCTAAGCCCTTGCAGGCTAGGATTAAGGAATTTTTTGCTACAAATCAGCTCTCGCAGTTTATGCAACAAGAGAACGTTCTGTCTGAAATAGAACATCTTAGAACTCTCTCGGCTCTTGGCCCAGGAGGTCTCAATCGCGCTCGCGCCGGTTTTGAAGTCCGCGATGTCCATCCTACCCATTACGGCCGACTCTGCCCGATCCATACTCCTGAAGGTCAAAACATCGGATTAATCTTGCGTTTGGCGCTTTATGCCAGAGTTAATGAATTTGGAATAATTGAGACGCCGTATGTCAAAGTCAAAGATGGAAAAATTTTAGGCCAGATTGACTATATGGATGCCCACGAAGAAGAAAAATACAAAATTGCCCACGCTGCAACCCCCTATGATGAAAGTGGTCGTTTAATACCTGACCATGTCGATGTTAGGGTAAAAGGTGTGCCGGGACTTGTCGAAAGAAATGACGTTGATTATATCGATGTTTCAGCCACTCAAGCTTTTTCTGTTGCCACCTCGATGATTCCTTTTTTAAATCATGATGATGCTAACCGCGCGCTCATGGGTTCAAACATGCAGAAACAAGCGACCCCTTGCGTTATTCCTGAAGCGCCACTTGTCGCAACCGGCATTGAAGAGGCCGCGGCTTTAGACACTGGACGACTTGTAGTTTCGAGCGAAGAAGGAGAGGTTTCCTATGTCGATGGCCGACTAATAAAAATAAAAAACAAGAAAGGTAAGACAGATGAATATCGTTTGGTCAATTTTTCAAGAACTAACGGCTTTACCGCTTTTCATCAGCGACCGATAGTTGAAGTTGGGCAAAAAGTCAAAAGAGGTGAAATTTTGGCTGACACCTCATCGTCTGAAAATGGCCAAATTGCTTTGGGCCAAAATGTTCTAGTCGCTTTCATGTCTTGGTCCGGGGCCAATTATGAAGACGCGAATATTGTTAACGAAAGGTTGGTAAAGAACAGCAAATTTACAAGTATTCATATTGAAGAATTTGTCGTCAATGTCCGAGACACAAAGCTCGGGCCGGAAGTTACGACCTGCGATATTCCTAATGTCGGAGAAACCAAACTTAGAAATTTGGCAGAAGATGGAATTATTCGGGTGGGGGCCGAAGTTCGCTCGGGCGATATATTGGTCGGCAAGATTACTCCAAAAGGTGAGACCCAACTGACTCCTGAAGAGCGTCTGCTTCGCTCTCTTTTCGGTGAAAAGGCCAGAGATGTAAAAGATACCTCAAAGAGAATGGAAGTCGGAAAAAGAGGCAGGGTAGTAAAGGTCCAGGTTTTTTCTAGGGAAAATGGTGACAAACTCGAATCAGGAATTATAAAAAGAATTCATATCGAGGTTGCTCAATTGAGAAATGTTTCTGTGGGTGACAAGCTTGCCGGAAGGCACGGCAATAAGGGTGTAATTTCTAGAATTCTACCAGAGGAAGATATGCCTTACACCAAAGACGGTCAGCCGGTCGATATTATTTTGACCCCTCTTGGCGTACCTTCTAGAATGAATTTGGGGCAAATTTTGGAAATGCATTTGGGTCTAGCCGCTAACACTTTGAATTATCAAGCCATTGTGCCACCATTTTTCGGCGCGACTGGGGAAGAAATAAAAGACGAGCTTGAAAGAGCTGGATTTCCAAGGTCGGGCAAAATGATTCTTCACGACGGCCGAACAGGAGAAGCTTTTAATCAGCCGATTGCTGTTGGCTATATGTATATTCTAAAACTTCACCATATGGTTGAAGATAAAATCCACATGCGTTCGATTGGCCCTTACTCGCTTATTACCCAACAACCGCTTGGTGGTAAAGCCCAAGGTGGCGGACAAAGATTTGGCGAGATGGAAGTCTGGGCGCTTCTTGGTTACGGTTCCGCACATACCTTGCGGGAAATGTTGACGATTAAATCTGACGATATCATTGGAAGAAGTGCGGCTTTTGACGCGATTGTTAGGGGTGAGAAAATAAGGGAACTTAACACTCCTGCGTCTTTTAATGTCTTGCTAAGTAATTTACGCGGTCTAGCTTTAGACGTTGAACTTAGAAAAAAAGATGAAAAAAGAAGGGGTGCGGAGAAATAGATTTTTCGTTTTAACAATATTTTCTTTTTAAAATTTATGAGAACAAAATTATCGGCAAATATAAACGACTTTGACTCTATCGCTCTACGTCTGGCTTCGCCCGACAGCATTAGGCAGTGGTCTTTTGGTGAAATTACCAAACCCGAGACGATAAATTACAGAACTCAAAGAAGCGAGAGAAACGGTCTCTTTGACGAAAAAATATTCGGACCTGACAAGGACTATGAGTGCTATTGTGGCAAATATCGCGGAATTCGCTATAAAGGAATTGTTTGTGAGAAGTGCGGTGTTGAAATCACAAGAAGCATTGTTAGGCGAGAAAGAATGGGACACATTGAGTTGGCAAGTCCGGTTTCTCATATTTGGTTTTTAAAAAGCGTACCTTCAAGAATCGGGATGGTTTTAGGAATTCCAGCCGGTGACTTGGAGAAAGTTATTTATTTTGCTGGTTATATAATCACTTCTGTAAATGAAGAAGAACGAAAGAGGGTTCTGAAGGATTTGGACAGTGAATTCAACAGCAAGCTTAAATCGGCCCAAAACCAGAAAGAAAAAGACGCTCTGAAAGAAATGTGGGTCAAGACCAGAAACGATATTGAAGGTCTTTCCGAAGGGCAAGTCCTTGACGAGGTGGCTTTTCATAACTATTCGGTTCGTTACGGGACAATATTTGAGGCCGGTATTGGCGCCGAAGCTATTTATAAAATCTTAAGCAATGTTGATTTAAAAATTCTTGAAAGCAATTTGGAACAAGAACTTGAGGAAGCTGGATCGGTTGAGAGAGAAAAAATCAAAAAAAGAATTTCTCTGGTTAAATCAATGATTAAAAACAGTTTGCGTCCGGAGTGGATGTTTTTGACTAGAATCCCGGTCATTCCTCCGGCTTTGCGACCAATGGTCCCGCTCGATGGTGGGCGATATGCGACTTCTGACGTCAATGATCTTTATCGCCGGGTGATAAATAGAAACAATCGTCTTAAGAAACTTAAAGAAATCAACGCGCCTGAAGTTATTTTAAGGAACGAAAAAAGAATTTTGCAAGAAGCAATAGATGCTTTGCTTGACAACACTTTGCGCCAAGGTACCGCTCAGTCATCAATGATCGGTCAAGGTCAAAAGCGAGAATTAAAATCGATCGCTGACAATCTGAAAGGTAAAAGAGGGTTCTTCAGGCAGAATCTTTTGGGTAAGCGTGTTGATTATTCCGGCCGATCTGTGATTGTTATTGGTCCGGATCTTAAGCTCAATCAGTGTGGTCTGCCAAAACATATGGCTCTTGAGCTTTTCAAGCCGTTTGTTATTTCTCAAATTCTAAAGAAAGAACTAGCTTTCAACATAAAAGGTGCTGGTAAGTTGATAGAAGAAGGAGTGCCGGAAGTCTGGGCAATTTTAGAAGAGGTTATCAGGGGACGATATGTTCTTCTGAATCGAGCTCCGACTTTGCACCGTCTTGGAATCCAAGCTTTTCAGCCGATTTTGATTGAGGGTAATGCCATTCAAGTTCATCCCTTAGTCTGTACTGCTTTCAATGCGGACTTTGACGGTGATCAGATGGCGGTTCATGTTCCTTTGTCCGCAGAAGCTCAAATGGAAGCTAGAAATATTATGGCGGCCGACAAAAATATTTTAAAGCCGGGAAGCGGTGATCCGATTGTCTCGGCCAAAATGCTTGATATTGTTTTGGGCTGTTTCTGGATGACAAGAATTATTCCTGATGAAAAAGGTGAGGATAAACATTTCTCAAGTCCGAACGAAGCGATTGGTGCTTTTGACTATGATATAGTCGGATTTCGAGCCAAAATAAAAGTCTTGGCGACAGACACTCCGAAATACAAAGAATTCAATGGACAAATTTTTGAGACTTCCGTCGGACGTTTGTTGTTCAACAGTATTTTGCCAAAAGATTATCCTTTCTTAAACTCCGAAATAGACAGGAAAAAGATGTCGGCTTTGGTTGAAGACCTTATTGAAAAATATGGCATTGGAGAGATCCCGCCGATAATGGACAAGATAAAGTCTTTTGGTTTTAAGTATGCAACCTACGCTGGTATTACTTGGGGTATTGATGAGATTTCGGTGCCGGCGCAGAAAAAAGATATAATAGATGCCGCTCATAAAAAAGCTGAAGAGGTTTTGGGTCAGTACAACGACGGTCTTATTTCCAGTGAAGAACGTTTGAGGAAAAATATAGAAATTTGGCATTGGGCTAAGGGTGAGTTGGAAAAAATTATTCCGGACAGTCTTGATAAAAAGGGTTCGGTTTACGACATGGTTAAGTCCGGCGCTAGAGGTTCTCTTTCTCAAATTACCCAGATGGCCGGTATGAAAGGTCTCATCCAAAATGCTCTCGGAGAAATTATTGAATTTCCGGTAATCTCTTCTTCGAAAGAAGGGTTGACTCCGATTGAGTACTTTATTACCACCCACGGCGCCAGAAAAGGCTTGACCGATACGGCTTTGAATACCGCAAAGGCAGGTTACTTAACTCGACGTCTGTTTGATGTGGCGCAAGATTCAATAATTACTGAAGAAGATTGCGGAACAAAAGACGGTATAAAAATCAGCCGTGATTCAGATTCAGAAATTGAGGTCCCACTGTCCAAAAATTTAAAAGGCAGATTTTTAGCTGAAGATGTGGTTGACTCTGACGGAGAAATTATTTTCAAGAAAGGCCATTTTTTGACCAAAAAAGATGCCTTATTAGTTGAGTCGTCCAAAGTCAGCGAGGCGATCGTTCGCTCACCAATGTCGTGTAAGTCTATAAGCGGGGTTTGCGCCAAGTGTTATGGGGCGGATCTTGGTTCCGGCAAATCAATTGAGATTGGTGAAGCGGTCGGAACCGTCGCGGCCCAAGCTATTGGTGAGCCGGGAACCCAATTGACGATGAGAACCTTTCATTCCGGAGGCACCGCTTCGGTAGGTGGGGACATTACCACTGGTTTGCCTAGAGTGGAAGAGGTTTTTGAGAAGAGAAAGCCGAAAAATCCAGCTGTTATTTCAACTGTCGATGGAGTTATTTCCAGCATAAAGAACGAAAAGGGTGAGAAATCAATTGTTGTTCTGTCTTCAGAAGCTAAAGTTCCAAAATCAAAAAGTGCCGAAATTGAATATCCAGTCAGCTTCCAGCGATCGGTTTTGGTGAAGGTTGGCGATGGGGTTAAAAAAGGCCAGATTTTAACCGACGGTTCTGCAGATTTGGACGAACTTTTCAAATATGCCGGCAAAGAAGCGACTGAAAATTATATTATTAAGGAGATAAACAAGCTCTACGAATTACAGGGTGAGCCGATTTCAAGAAAACATATAGAAGTAATTGTTCGCCAAATGTTTTCTAGACGCAGAGTTAAAGATAGCGGTGATACAAATTTATCAAACGGTGATGTTGTTGAGGAGCGGGAATTGACTTTGGCTAACGAGTCAGCCGCGAATTTAGGCAACAAAGAGGCCAAAGCTGAAAAAGTTCTGATGGGTATCTCCGAAGTTTCTC from Candidatus Paceibacterota bacterium includes:
- the rpoC gene encoding DNA-directed RNA polymerase subunit beta', whose product is MRTKLSANINDFDSIALRLASPDSIRQWSFGEITKPETINYRTQRSERNGLFDEKIFGPDKDYECYCGKYRGIRYKGIVCEKCGVEITRSIVRRERMGHIELASPVSHIWFLKSVPSRIGMVLGIPAGDLEKVIYFAGYIITSVNEEERKRVLKDLDSEFNSKLKSAQNQKEKDALKEMWVKTRNDIEGLSEGQVLDEVAFHNYSVRYGTIFEAGIGAEAIYKILSNVDLKILESNLEQELEEAGSVEREKIKKRISLVKSMIKNSLRPEWMFLTRIPVIPPALRPMVPLDGGRYATSDVNDLYRRVINRNNRLKKLKEINAPEVILRNEKRILQEAIDALLDNTLRQGTAQSSMIGQGQKRELKSIADNLKGKRGFFRQNLLGKRVDYSGRSVIVIGPDLKLNQCGLPKHMALELFKPFVISQILKKELAFNIKGAGKLIEEGVPEVWAILEEVIRGRYVLLNRAPTLHRLGIQAFQPILIEGNAIQVHPLVCTAFNADFDGDQMAVHVPLSAEAQMEARNIMAADKNILKPGSGDPIVSAKMLDIVLGCFWMTRIIPDEKGEDKHFSSPNEAIGAFDYDIVGFRAKIKVLATDTPKYKEFNGQIFETSVGRLLFNSILPKDYPFLNSEIDRKKMSALVEDLIEKYGIGEIPPIMDKIKSFGFKYATYAGITWGIDEISVPAQKKDIIDAAHKKAEEVLGQYNDGLISSEERLRKNIEIWHWAKGELEKIIPDSLDKKGSVYDMVKSGARGSLSQITQMAGMKGLIQNALGEIIEFPVISSSKEGLTPIEYFITTHGARKGLTDTALNTAKAGYLTRRLFDVAQDSIITEEDCGTKDGIKISRDSDSEIEVPLSKNLKGRFLAEDVVDSDGEIIFKKGHFLTKKDALLVESSKVSEAIVRSPMSCKSISGVCAKCYGADLGSGKSIEIGEAVGTVAAQAIGEPGTQLTMRTFHSGGTASVGGDITTGLPRVEEVFEKRKPKNPAVISTVDGVISSIKNEKGEKSIVVLSSEAKVPKSKSAEIEYPVSFQRSVLVKVGDGVKKGQILTDGSADLDELFKYAGKEATENYIIKEINKLYELQGEPISRKHIEVIVRQMFSRRRVKDSGDTNLSNGDVVEERELTLANESAANLGNKEAKAEKVLMGISEVSLTRKSFLSAASFQHTTRILINAAIRGYEDNLRGLKENVIIGRLIPAGTGFIGSPKQKMIEDSQQDQEVLSS
- a CDS encoding YhjD/YihY/BrkB family envelope integrity protein → MTSYFKFIKKISQEARRVEIPRHAAALAFYAIYALAPIIIIFVSLSGFIVGQGLVEDQIVGYFELRTGGKAVPFVEDFLNGLKESRAHFLFSAVGLLILFYGLSHFFNTLKKAFFDIFGIHFGPVRGVNQTLFNILKSVYYSVFLAGFIILLTFLNIVIPLFTRSAFSSLNSSIASSPFLIFFVVFVLMVFSLAFMYKVVSVGRVNWRDSFFGGFLGALLFSVLNILLSLYFSLFYSAHAIYGASSSLIAFLLWIYSVSQILLFGALGSLLSKEFRNDQ
- a CDS encoding DNA-directed RNA polymerase subunit beta, producing the protein MTSNQIVIKKEQLKKKYFSRYKDPIAPLSYLVEPQIKSFEWFLKDGLKEVFSEFSKIKDFTEKKFQFDFLGFEIGEPKFDEYFAKENKLTYEAPLKVKVRLNNLGLKTEKEQEIFMADMPLMTNHGTFIVNGIERVVVPQLARAFGVLFNSQYIRGHRYFGAKIIPSRGAWIEIETDQDGVIYARIDRKRKFAITSLFRVLGASTDKEILALFKDKKEAKEHIEKTLAKDPAKSLEQSVIEIHRRLRDGDMATVDNAKDFLNSIFGEERYDLSKVGRYMFNKRFGLGSSVSDLKKKVISLSDLTVIINHIAELNNNPDAKEDDVDHLGSRRVRYVGELFQQKIRIGLAQIKRNIQNRMSTIDSETVLPVNFISPKPLQARIKEFFATNQLSQFMQQENVLSEIEHLRTLSALGPGGLNRARAGFEVRDVHPTHYGRLCPIHTPEGQNIGLILRLALYARVNEFGIIETPYVKVKDGKILGQIDYMDAHEEEKYKIAHAATPYDESGRLIPDHVDVRVKGVPGLVERNDVDYIDVSATQAFSVATSMIPFLNHDDANRALMGSNMQKQATPCVIPEAPLVATGIEEAAALDTGRLVVSSEEGEVSYVDGRLIKIKNKKGKTDEYRLVNFSRTNGFTAFHQRPIVEVGQKVKRGEILADTSSSENGQIALGQNVLVAFMSWSGANYEDANIVNERLVKNSKFTSIHIEEFVVNVRDTKLGPEVTTCDIPNVGETKLRNLAEDGIIRVGAEVRSGDILVGKITPKGETQLTPEERLLRSLFGEKARDVKDTSKRMEVGKRGRVVKVQVFSRENGDKLESGIIKRIHIEVAQLRNVSVGDKLAGRHGNKGVISRILPEEDMPYTKDGQPVDIILTPLGVPSRMNLGQILEMHLGLAANTLNYQAIVPPFFGATGEEIKDELERAGFPRSGKMILHDGRTGEAFNQPIAVGYMYILKLHHMVEDKIHMRSIGPYSLITQQPLGGKAQGGGQRFGEMEVWALLGYGSAHTLREMLTIKSDDIIGRSAAFDAIVRGEKIRELNTPASFNVLLSNLRGLALDVELRKKDEKRRGAEK
- a CDS encoding magnesium transporter; translated protein: MTNNQENQNPKNIRSFPTDSVGRILTDKVPTALRDSTVGQIEDLLLKGVRGFDNINYIYILDNKNSLVGVISIKEVFRLPKSAKISSVMISNLVSVRPSTDQERAAMLAVKHNIKNIPVVDKNGAFLGVVTSDVIFDVLHQEGIEDVLRSEGILKNYSVSGFLATKTSDHFKKRLPWLLVGLLGGMFAAFVVGFFEQTLSQIILLAAFIPAVVYMADAVGSQTQTLFVRTLSLPDKVKIKSYLKKESTISFLLAVFLGLIAFILVFWWWRDFRISLIIGFSFVLTIFIAALSGIFFPWLFFRLKLDPAIASGPLSTVVRDIFSILVYFLVAYTVTGIF
- the rpsP gene encoding 30S ribosomal protein S16, which produces MLKIRLQRVGRKHEPVFRLVLTDSKNGPKSGKFLEILGNYDSRRGEDFKFDGDRIKYWISKGAQTSGTVHNLLISKSLFEGKKINVLPKKKPIKKDQPEAQSTSSVSESPDKKESESPVQNSEPSPTPDENSEQETSSPEKTEETASAPSA
- the trmD gene encoding tRNA (guanosine(37)-N1)-methyltransferase TrmD; this translates as MTFHVITIFPNSINSYVETSVLRKAQEQKKVKLLFYTPRDFTKDKHRQVDDKPYGGGAGMVMKAEPILKTIDSILKKVKKNESYKIVILSAKGKQFDQKLALNYSKKYDHLILIAGRYEGIDERVRLALKAQEISIGPYVLTDGELPAAVLISTITRLIPGVIKFESLIEESFFNKTKKGEEKTLEYPHYTRPEVLVYKGKKYQTPKVLLSGDHKKINKWREEKKR
- a CDS encoding KH domain-containing protein, translating into MESDAVFLEHVVKSLVDNPQDVKINRTVDEMGVLITLDVNPADMGKIIGRDGNTAKAIRTLLRVVGMKNNARVNLKINEPEGGQRRERPAENREKSVDESLNDLKI